One Candidatus Krumholzibacteriota bacterium DNA window includes the following coding sequences:
- a CDS encoding 50S ribosomal protein L9, protein MEIILRETIDGLGERGDLVRVKDGYARNYLLPKKLAVPATAASRKVIEEESRLRTKRDEQLRRSVESLAGKMKDLSCTIVVQAGEEDKLYGSVTAHNIAEAIALQGFEVDHRMVVLEEPIKTLGVYSVPVRLHREVEVPVKIWVVKE, encoded by the coding sequence ATGGAGATCATTCTGAGGGAGACAATCGACGGGCTCGGCGAGCGGGGCGACCTGGTCAGGGTCAAGGACGGCTACGCGCGGAACTACCTGCTGCCGAAGAAGCTCGCCGTGCCGGCGACGGCGGCGAGCCGCAAGGTGATCGAGGAGGAATCCCGCCTCCGCACGAAGCGCGACGAGCAGCTTCGCCGGAGTGTCGAGTCCCTCGCCGGGAAGATGAAGGACCTCTCCTGCACGATCGTCGTACAGGCGGGCGAGGAAGACAAGCTCTACGGCTCCGTCACGGCGCACAACATCGCCGAGGCGATCGCCCTGCAGGGCTTCGAGGTGGACCACCGCATGGTCGTGCTCGAGGAGCCGATCAAGACCCTCGGCGTCTATTCCGTTCCGGTCCGTCTCCACCGCGAGGTCGAGGTGCCGGTCAAGATCTGGGTGGTGAAGGAATAG
- a CDS encoding 30S ribosomal protein S18 codes for MAGKTVAKRKKKKEKKTTNKPCRFCVDKINIDYKNEMLLRRFITDRGKITPRRITGTCAKHQRELAQAIKRARMIALIPFVKIYYR; via the coding sequence ATGGCCGGAAAGACAGTAGCGAAACGCAAGAAGAAGAAGGAAAAGAAGACGACCAACAAACCGTGTCGCTTCTGCGTCGACAAGATCAACATCGACTACAAGAACGAGATGCTGCTCAGGCGCTTCATCACGGACCGGGGGAAGATCACCCCTCGCCGCATCACGGGCACCTGCGCGAAGCACCAGCGCGAGCTGGCCCAGGCGATCAAGCGGGCCCGGATGATCGCCCTGATCCCGTTCGTCAAGATCTACTACCGCTAG
- a CDS encoding 30S ribosomal protein S6, which produces MRTYECVYILDASLDDSTIKEKSKRFGEIIASRGGEVTGVDPWGKRKLAYPIKKRHEGTYTLLRFTGDNDILAELNRVFRFDDAVLRHMIIVDDHPRPAAAEAPATETAEE; this is translated from the coding sequence ATGAGAACGTACGAGTGTGTGTACATACTCGATGCGTCCCTCGACGATTCCACGATCAAGGAGAAATCGAAACGTTTCGGCGAGATCATCGCGTCGCGCGGCGGCGAGGTGACAGGCGTCGATCCGTGGGGCAAGCGGAAGCTCGCCTATCCGATCAAGAAGCGTCACGAGGGAACGTACACCCTGCTCAGATTCACGGGTGACAATGACATCCTGGCCGAGTTGAACCGCGTATTCCGGTTCGACGACGCCGTCCTCAGGCACATGATCATCGTCGACGACCATCCGCGCCCCGCGGCGGCGGAGGCTCCGGCGACCGAGACCGCGGAGGAGTGA